The following coding sequences lie in one Lolium perenne isolate Kyuss_39 chromosome 2, Kyuss_2.0, whole genome shotgun sequence genomic window:
- the LOC127336544 gene encoding putative ABC transporter C family member 15, which produces MEGGWSLHSPALARIHERLQEMFLHASGFLDDSPDSIMSQYLRKWPEIYSPCFWTIVFALIQLVFIAIIAVQFLFKRIRWCRQRLKTAIPESNKHSNQQQKSADIKLGVSYQASKVCCLLILATHVLRILLLPLQGRISGCKYPPFVMGEGLQVLSWIILSLAVFGLDKTKSANHPLTIRAWWIFNFMQSVIIVIFDLRLSLSDHEYIGYAELIDLFTLAICTYLFFISASGKTGITLINSSITEPLLSPSAGQQTESERACLYSRASVLDLVTFSWMNPLFAIGYKKPLDKNDVPDIDARDFADLLSDSFRRIVADVRSRHGLSTLSIYRAIFLFIRRKAIINAAFAVLCACASYVGPSLINNLVKFLGGERKYGLNKGYLLAAAFLSAKVVETVSQRQWIFGARRLGMRLRAALISQIYQKGLRLSCTARQKHTSGEIINYMSVDIQRITDVIWYINYIWMLPIQLSLAVYVLYQNLGAGAWAGLAATLAIMACNIPLTRLQKRLQSKIMTAKDKRMKATTEVLRSMKILKLQAWDTEYLQKLEALRRDEHNWLWKSVRLSAFTTFIFWGSPAFISSITFGTCILMGIPLTAGTVLSALATFRMLQDPIFTLPDLLSVFAQGKVSADRVAQYLQEEELKCDTITEVPRSDTDYDVEIDHGAFSWEFENSSPTITDVNLKVKRGMKVAICGMVGSGKSSLLSCILGEMPKLAGTVRVSGRKAYVPQTAWILSGNIRDNILFGNPYDKEKYQKIIQACALTKDLELFANGDLTEIGERGINMSGGQKQRIQIARSVYEDADIYLFDDPFSAVDAHTGGQLFKDCLMGMLKDKTILYVTHQVEFLPAADLILVMQDGKIVQRGKFDDLLQQNIGFEAIVGAHSQAIESVINAESSSRILSTANQKLADSDDEFEKQSDTDDQIQGIIKQESAHDVSQGMNEKGRLTQDEEREKGGIGKKVYWAYLKAVHGGALAPVIVAAQSFFQIFQVASNYWMAWACPPTSAITPRVGLGLLFTVYIALSIGSAFCVLGRSMLVSLVGLLTAEKFFKNMLHCILRAPMSFFDSTPTGRILNRVSNDQSVLDLEMANKLGWCAFSVIQLLGTIGVMSQVAWPVFAIFIPVTAICYVFQRYYIPTARELARLSQIQRAPILHHFAESLTGAASIRAYGQKDRFSKANISLVNNHSRPWFHNISAVEWLCFRLNMLSNFVFAFSLTLLVSLPEGFINPSIAGLAVTYALNLNGQLSAITWNICNTENKMISVERIMQYSRIPSEAPLIVDDHRPPNSWPKDGTINIRNLEVRYAEHLPSVLRNISCTIPGRKKVGIVGRTGSGKSTLIQALFRIVEPRVGTIEIDNVDLSKIGLHDLRGRLSIIPQDPTMFEGTVRGNLDPLNEYSDQHIWETLDKCQLGDIVRQSPKKLDSTVVENGENWSVGQRQLFCLGRVLLKRSNVLVLDEATASVDSSTDAIIQQTLREEFGDCTVLTVAHRIHTVIDSDLILVFSEGRIIEYDTPSRLLEDEKSEFSRLIKEYSRRSKGF; this is translated from the exons AATACCTGCGGAAATGGCCAGAAATATATTCACCTTGTTTCTGGACGATCGTTTTTGCATTGATACAACTGGTATTTATCGCGATTATCGCGGTTCAGTTTCTGTTCAAGAGAATCAGATGGTGCAGGCAGAGATTGAAGACTGCAATACCTGAAAGCAACAAGCATTCTAATCAACAACAAAAGAGTGCAGACATAAAGCTCGGTGTCTCATATCAAGCAAGCAAAGTTTGTTGTCTGCTTATATTAGCCACCCACGTCCTGAGGATATTGCTTTTGCCGTTACAAGGAAGAATAAGTGGTTGCAAGTACCCACCTTTTGTTATGGGTGAAGGTTTACAGGTCCTATCCTGGATAATATTGTCACTAGCAGTATTCGGTCTAGATAAGACAAAATCTGCAAATCATCCACTCACAATTCGGGCATGGTGGATATTTAACTTTATGCAATCAGTTATCATTGTGATATTTGATCTCAGGCTCAGTTTGTCAGATCATGAGTACATAGGGTATGCAGAATTGATTGACCTGTTCACACTTGCTATCTGCACTTATCTGTTTTTCATATCTGCCAGCGGAAAAACAGGAATTACCTTAATAAACAGCAGCATAACAGAGCCACTACTGAGCCCATCCGCAGGACAGCAGACAGAATCTGAAAGGGCATGCCTGTATAGCAGAGCAAGTGTTCTGGACCTTGTCACATTCTCCTGGATGAACCCTCTCTTTGCTATCGGATACAAGAAACCACTTGATAAGAATGATGTACCAGATATTGATGCAAGGGACTTTGCCGATTTACTCTCTGATTCATTTAGGAGGATCGTAGCAGATGTTAGAAGCAGGCATGGTTTAAGTACTTTATCAATCTATAGAGCAATTTTCCTATTTATTAGAAGAAAAGCTATAATCAATGCAGCATTTGCAGTTTTATGTGCATGTGCATCCTATGTTGGACCATCATTAATCAATAACTTGGTGAAGTTCCTTGGGGGAGAGAGGAAGTACGGACTCAATAAAGGCTATCTTCTTGCAGCCGCATTCCTCAGTGCTAAGGTTGTGGAGACAGTATCTCAGAGGCAGTGGATTTTTGGAGCTCGGCGGCTTGGAATGCGGCTACGAGCTGCTTTGATATCCCAGATCTATCAAAAGGGGCTCcgattatcctgcactgcaaggcAGAAGCATACAAgtggagagatcataaactacatgAGTGTAGATATACAAAGGATAACTGATGTTATATGGTACATCAACTACATCTGGATGTTGCCCATACAGCTTTCTCTAGCAGTCTATGTTCTCTATCAAAACCTAGGGGCTGGAGCATGGGCTGGTTTAGCAGCAACACTGGCAATAATGGCTTGCAATATTCCTCTAACCAGACTGCAGAAAAGGTTGCAATCAAAGATCATGACTGCTAAAGACAAAAGAATGAAGGCAACAACTGAAGTACTTAGAAgcatgaaaatactgaaacttcaAGCATGGGATACAGAGTACCTTCAAAAGCTAGAAGCATTGCGAAGAGATGAGCACAATTGGTTATGGAAATCTGTAAGGTTGTCAGCTTTTACAACATTCATATTTTGGGGGTCCCCTGCGTTCATATCCTCCATAACATTCGGTACATGTATATTGATGGGAATTCCTTTAACAGCTGGTACTGTTTTGTCTGCTCTAGCAACATTCCGGATGCTACAAGATCCAATATTCACACTTCCCGATTTACTTTCGGTGTTTGCTCAGGGGAAAGTTTCAGCTGATCGAGTAGCACAATACCTCCAGGAAGAAGAATTGAAATGTGACACGATTACAGAAGTACCAAGAAGTGACACGGACTACGATGTGGAGATTGATCATGGAGCATTTAGCTGGGAATTTGAGAACTCATCTCCAACTATAACAGATGTAAATTTAAAGGTAAAGAGAGGGATGAAAGTAGCTATCTGTGGAATGGTTGGCTCTGGGAAATCCAGTTTATTATCATGCATACTTGGGGAGATGCCGAAGCTAGCTGGGACTGTGAGGGTCAGTGGGAGAAAAGCATATGTTCCTCAGACAGCCTGGATTCTGTCTGGGAACATCAGAGACAACATTCTGTTTGGAAACCCATATGACAAGGAAAAATATCAAAAGATAATACAAGCTTGTGCATTGACTAAAGATCTTGAGCTATTTGCAAATGGTGATTTGACAGAGATTGGAGAAAGAGGAATTAACATGAGTGGTGGTCAGAAGCAGAGGATTCAGATTGCAAGGTCAGTATACGAGGATGCAGATATATATCTCTTTGATGATCCTTTCAGTGCAGTAGATGCTCACACTGGAGGCCAACTTTTCAAG GATTGCCTAATGGGAATGCTTAAAGACAAAACAATATTGTATGTGACCCATCAAGTTGAATTTCTTCCAGCTGCAGACCTCATACTA GTCATGCAGGATGGGAAGATTGTGCAAAGAGGAAAATTTGATGATCTCCTTCAACAGAACATAGGATTTGAAGCCATAGTAGGAGCCCATAGCCAGGCAATTGAGTCTGTCATTAATGCCGAGAGTTCTAGCCGAATTCTGTCAACAGCCAACCAAAAGTTAGCAGATAGTGATGATGAATTTGAGAAACAAAGCGATACTGATGATCAAATTCAGGGCATAATCAAACAAGAGTCTGCACACGATGTCTCACAAGGCATGAATGAAAAGGGAAGGCTAACACAAGATGAAGAACGAGAAAAGGGAGGAATTGGCAAGAAGGTCTACTGGGCATACCTGAAGGCGGTTCACGGTGGTGCATTAGCACCTGTAATAGTTGCTGCACAGTCATTCTTCCAAATATTCCAGGTAGCAAGCAACTATTGGATGGCATGGGCGTGTCCACCAACATCAGCAATCACCCCAAGAGTTGGATTAGGCCTTCTTTTCACCGTATACATAGCACTATCTATAGGAAGTGCATTTTGTGTTCTGGGTCGGTCGATGCTTGTGTCACTTGTTGGTCTACTAACAGCTGAGAAGTTCTTTAAGAATATGCTCCACTGCATCCTCcgtgctcccatgtccttctttgATTCCACACCTACTGGCAGGATCCTAAACAGG GTCTCAAATGACCAAAGTGTTTTAGATCTGGAAATGGCAAACAAGCTTGGTTGGTGCGCATTTTCAGTTATACAGCTTCTGGGGACCATTGGCGTTATGTCACAGGTCGCGTGGCCAGTTTTTGCCATCTTTATACCAGTGACAGCAATCTGTTATGTGTTTCAA CGGTACTACATACCaacagcaagagagctggctcgtTTGTCACAAATTCAAAGGGCTCCAATACTCCACCACTTTGCGGAATCACTTACAGGTGCAGCAAGTATTAGAGCATATGGACAAAAAGACCGTTTCAGCAAAGCAAACATCAGCCTTGTGAACAACCACTCACGACCATGGTTCCATAACATCTCAGCAGTAGAGTGGCTTTGCTTCAGGCTAAACATGCTATCTAACTTTGTTTTTGCCTTTTCTTTGACTCTGCTAGTGAGTCTTCCCGAAGGTTTTATAAATCCAA GCATTGCTGGACTTGCAGTGACATATGCACTGAACCTCAATGGACAGTTGTCAGCTATAACCTGGAACATTTGCAACACAGAGAATAAAATGATTTCGGTTGAAAGAATAATGCAGTACTCAAGGATTCCTAGTGAGGCTCCTCTAATAGTTGATGATCACCGGCCCCCAAACAGCTGGCCAAAGGATGGCACTATAAATATAAGAAACTTGGAG GTTCGATATGCAGAGCATCTCCCATCTGTTTTGAGAAATATATCATGTACAATTCCTGGGCGGAAAAAGGTGGGAATTGTTGGACGTACTGGCAGTGGAAAGTCAACTTTGATTCAAGCGCTTTTCCGGATCGTCGAACCAAGAGTAGGAACAATTGAAATTGACAATGTTGATCTCAGCAAAATTGGGTTGCATGATTTACGAGGCAGACTTAGCATCATCCCACAAGATCCAACCATGTTTGAGGGCACAGTGAGAGGAAATCTTgatccactgaatgaatattctgaTCAACACATATGGGAG ACATTGGATAAATGCCAGCTTGGTGACATAGTTCGTCAAAGCCCAAAGAAGCTGGACTCAACAG TTGTGGAAAATGGGGAAAACTGGAGCGTTGGACAAAGGCAGTTGTTTTGCCTGGGAAGGGTTCTACTAAAACGAAGCAATGTTCTTGTCCTCGATGAGGCAACTGCTTCAGTTGACTCATCAACGGATGCAATTATCCAGCAAACACTCCGCGAGGAGTTTGGGGACTGCACGGTGCTGACAGTGGCACACAGAATTCACACGGTTATCGACAGTGATCTGATTCTTGTCTTCAGCGAAG GAAGAATTATAGAATACGACACGCCATCGAGATTACTGGAGGACGAAAAGTCCGAATTCTCCAGGCTCATAAAGGAGTACTCACGGAGATCCAAGGGCTTTTAA